A part of Limihaloglobus sulfuriphilus genomic DNA contains:
- a CDS encoding ATP-binding protein, which produces MINRHIQSDLENRLFSGKAIVLMGPRQVGKTTLIDMVCGSRKDVLYLNGDEPDIRENFSDITSDELIAIIGSNKIVVIDEAQRIKNIGLTLKLITDKIKHVQVIASGSSSFELASNIKEPLTGRKTEFKLYPLSYAEMVKHHGLIKERRLLEQRLIYGYYPEVVTAAGDDARNTVNELADSYLYKDLFILNDIKKSYVFEKLVQALALQIGSEVSPHELSRLIGVDKNTVNKYLDLLEKAFVVFSLPSLARNVRTELRKGRKYYFYDTGIRNAVINNFASLAQRADVGAIWENFLIAERRKLLDYKRIRHKMYFWRTTQQQEIDYVEERENRFHAFEFKWNPSAKARISKTFTRAYPDSETAAISRENYEDFFDVH; this is translated from the coding sequence ATGATAAACAGGCACATACAGTCAGATCTCGAAAACAGGCTGTTTTCCGGCAAGGCAATCGTTCTCATGGGACCGCGCCAGGTAGGAAAAACCACCCTTATTGACATGGTATGCGGCAGCAGAAAAGATGTTTTGTATCTTAACGGCGATGAGCCCGACATACGTGAAAACTTCAGTGATATTACCTCTGACGAGCTGATTGCAATTATCGGTTCAAATAAGATTGTGGTTATAGACGAGGCGCAGCGAATAAAAAATATCGGATTGACGCTGAAATTGATAACCGACAAGATTAAACACGTGCAGGTCATTGCCTCCGGCTCATCTTCATTTGAGCTTGCATCCAATATTAAAGAGCCGCTTACAGGCCGAAAAACCGAGTTTAAACTCTACCCGCTTTCATATGCGGAGATGGTTAAGCATCACGGACTCATCAAGGAACGCCGACTCCTTGAGCAGCGACTGATTTATGGCTATTATCCGGAGGTGGTAACCGCCGCCGGAGATGACGCACGCAATACCGTTAACGAACTGGCAGACAGCTATTTGTACAAGGATCTTTTCATTCTTAACGACATCAAGAAATCATACGTATTTGAAAAACTTGTTCAGGCCCTGGCATTGCAGATCGGCAGTGAAGTTTCGCCTCATGAACTATCCCGACTGATAGGAGTAGATAAAAATACTGTCAATAAATATCTCGACCTGCTGGAAAAGGCATTTGTGGTTTTTTCTTTGCCCTCGCTTGCCCGAAACGTACGCACTGAGCTTCGAAAGGGCAGAAAATACTACTTTTATGATACAGGAATACGCAACGCGGTCATAAACAATTTTGCATCACTTGCCCAGCGGGCAGATGTCGGGGCGATCTGGGAGAATTTCCTTATCGCCGAGCGCCGAAAACTGCTTGATTATAAGCGAATACGCCACAAAATGTACTTCTGGCGGACTACCCAGCAGCAGGAGATTGATTATGTTGAAGAGCGGGAAAACCGCTTTCACGCTTTTGAGTTCAAGTGGAACCCCTCCGCCAAAGCCAGGATATCGAAAACTTTCACACGTGCTTACCCTGACTCCGAGACGGCGGCTATATCACGCGAGAATTACGAAGATTTCTTTGATGTTCATTGA
- a CDS encoding alpha/beta hydrolase: protein MYKNLILLVVFLPGVSFVFSAESSKNQEQYNFEADILYRTAAEADKDDYIQQRCRLDIYYPTKIKDYPTVVWFHGGGITGGNKSVPEKLKGRGMAVVAANYRLSPKVKSPVYVEDAAAAVAWTFKAIEKYGGSRDKIYVSGHSAGGYLASMVGMDKSYLKKYGIDADDIAALLPFSGHTITHFTVRGERGIPGTRPIIDEMAPLYLVRPDSPPLVLITGDRELELLGRYEENAYMMRMMKVAGHKETILYELQGSDHGQMVSPAYEILLRYISSREK, encoded by the coding sequence ATGTACAAAAATCTCATATTGTTGGTTGTATTTTTGCCTGGGGTTTCCTTTGTATTCAGCGCAGAGAGCAGCAAAAACCAAGAGCAGTACAATTTTGAAGCCGACATACTTTACAGAACCGCGGCAGAAGCGGACAAGGATGATTACATTCAACAGCGCTGCAGGCTTGATATCTATTATCCCACAAAAATAAAGGATTATCCAACAGTAGTCTGGTTTCACGGCGGCGGCATAACCGGCGGCAATAAATCTGTTCCGGAAAAACTCAAAGGCCGCGGCATGGCGGTAGTCGCCGCGAATTACAGGCTCTCGCCGAAGGTGAAATCGCCGGTGTATGTGGAAGATGCCGCGGCGGCAGTCGCCTGGACATTCAAAGCGATAGAGAAATACGGCGGCAGCAGGGATAAGATTTATGTCTCGGGCCATTCTGCCGGCGGGTACCTGGCAAGCATGGTCGGCATGGATAAAAGCTACCTCAAAAAATACGGTATTGATGCCGATGACATCGCTGCCTTGCTTCCCTTCAGCGGCCATACAATCACCCATTTCACCGTGCGAGGAGAACGCGGGATCCCTGGCACCCGGCCGATAATCGACGAGATGGCGCCGCTGTATCTTGTACGCCCCGATTCGCCGCCGCTGGTGCTGATCACCGGCGACCGTGAGCTGGAGCTGCTGGGCAGGTACGAGGAAAACGCGTACATGATGCGTATGATGAAAGTCGCCGGCCACAAGGAGACTATCCTTTACGAACTGCAGGGCAGCGACCACGGCCAGATGGTCAGTCCGGCTTATGAGATACTGCTCAGATACATCAGCTCAAGAGAGAAGTAA
- the arfB gene encoding alternative ribosome rescue aminoacyl-tRNA hydrolase ArfB — MIQINGKTSIEESELRFAYSRSSGPGGQNVNKLNTRVELFFDVAASASLGDAQKRQIRGRLANRIDKDGVLRIVSQRYRTQKGNQIDAVEKFRELIRSALVRQRRRIPTKVPRRAKEKRLKRKNIKSEKKQLRRDVIE, encoded by the coding sequence ATGATACAGATAAACGGCAAAACATCGATTGAGGAGAGCGAGCTTCGGTTTGCTTACAGCCGCAGCAGCGGGCCCGGCGGTCAGAACGTCAACAAGCTCAATACACGTGTGGAGCTGTTCTTCGATGTTGCCGCCTCCGCGAGCCTGGGCGATGCTCAGAAACGGCAGATACGCGGCAGACTCGCCAACCGGATTGACAAGGACGGTGTCTTGCGGATAGTTTCCCAGCGGTACCGCACACAGAAGGGCAACCAGATCGACGCGGTCGAGAAATTCCGCGAGTTGATACGCTCGGCATTAGTGAGGCAGCGCCGCCGGATTCCAACGAAAGTGCCGCGGAGAGCCAAAGAAAAACGGCTTAAACGAAAAAATATCAAAAGCGAAAAGAAACAACTTCGCCGCGATGTTATTGAATAA
- a CDS encoding site-specific DNA-methyltransferase: MKTPRQYNITPAKGQALLNFQGRRFPDKIDVFETELIEEVRSPKLKKQELFDKETDLNADFTNLLIQGDCLSACAYLKQQNIRVDLVYIDPPFASGANYAKKIYLRNGGESVEADDNTIGEEVMYGDIWQKEDYLNWLYERLLAIKDVMNETGSIYVHLDWHIGHYVKILLDEVFGEESFVSDIVWRKLTAAKSQSDFFSNVKDSIFFYKCGEETVFNPVYIQGNSDDSNYPYIEENTGRKYGSFDFSQSGQGPTRKFGEKLLAPPAGKHWIWSQDKINTGIKEGRIIFTKNGIPRVKRYLDEKEGNYLGDLWIDDEVKPLSANSSERENYNTQKPAALLERVIRASSDKGLIVADFFSGSGTTAKVANDLNRKFIACDIGINAVQTTRDRLVKAGASFDILKIKDGLRLFRNPAQTTAKIFGIIDGFKSRADLDLNEFWDGGIAQAKGTYTPVKFSGIHDKLTRELLDVYLEEIYKLEDVTNKANEIIIIYAHKDLEVNQEYLNKQLNKTAKTELKVKLVSLDELLGEKRDALFTPDNAIVKVTKQGGKYKVEIKNFFSSYLKNKIDEFNAKKTKKGTLQQDLSKAVKLSSSGLELIESVQFDTTLGKVWKSNPDLEDKAGIKEKIKGVYALDTDKFRLKIRNIAGDETIIDSKQL; the protein is encoded by the coding sequence ATGAAAACACCGAGACAGTACAATATCACACCGGCAAAGGGCCAGGCTCTGCTGAATTTTCAGGGCCGGCGGTTTCCCGATAAGATCGATGTGTTTGAAACAGAGCTGATCGAAGAGGTCAGAAGCCCTAAATTGAAAAAGCAGGAACTTTTCGACAAGGAAACCGATTTAAACGCCGATTTTACAAACCTCCTGATACAGGGAGACTGCCTCTCAGCCTGTGCCTATCTCAAACAGCAGAATATAAGGGTTGACCTTGTGTATATTGACCCGCCCTTTGCCAGCGGGGCAAACTACGCAAAGAAAATATACCTGAGAAACGGCGGCGAATCAGTAGAAGCCGATGATAACACTATCGGCGAGGAAGTCATGTACGGCGATATATGGCAGAAAGAAGATTATTTGAACTGGCTGTATGAAAGACTGCTGGCGATTAAAGATGTAATGAACGAAACGGGGAGTATCTATGTCCACCTTGACTGGCATATTGGACATTATGTAAAAATATTATTGGATGAAGTTTTTGGGGAGGAGAGCTTCGTTAGTGATATTGTTTGGAGAAAATTAACTGCAGCTAAGTCACAGAGTGATTTCTTTAGTAATGTTAAAGATTCAATTTTCTTTTATAAGTGTGGTGAAGAAACTGTATTTAATCCGGTATATATACAAGGTAATTCAGACGACTCCAACTACCCATATATAGAAGAGAATACTGGACGTAAGTATGGGTCATTTGATTTTAGCCAATCTGGACAAGGCCCTACTCGAAAATTTGGGGAAAAACTGCTAGCCCCCCCTGCTGGAAAACATTGGATTTGGTCACAGGATAAAATAAATACCGGTATTAAAGAAGGAAGAATAATATTTACAAAAAACGGAATTCCTCGTGTTAAAAGATATTTAGACGAAAAAGAAGGTAATTATTTAGGAGATTTATGGATTGATGACGAGGTTAAACCATTATCAGCAAATTCGTCAGAAAGGGAAAACTATAACACACAAAAGCCAGCAGCTTTACTTGAAAGAGTTATTCGAGCATCATCAGACAAAGGATTGATAGTCGCCGATTTTTTCTCCGGCTCCGGTACAACCGCCAAAGTCGCCAATGATCTTAACAGAAAATTCATTGCCTGTGATATCGGGATAAACGCCGTTCAGACAACCCGGGACCGGCTTGTGAAGGCTGGAGCGAGTTTTGATATTCTCAAAATCAAAGACGGCCTGCGTCTTTTTCGCAACCCCGCCCAGACAACGGCAAAGATATTCGGGATTATTGACGGGTTTAAATCCCGCGCCGATTTAGACCTGAACGAGTTCTGGGACGGCGGTATCGCACAGGCAAAGGGGACATATACGCCTGTCAAGTTTTCCGGTATTCACGACAAGCTCACGAGAGAGCTGCTTGATGTTTACCTTGAGGAAATCTATAAACTTGAAGATGTAACAAACAAGGCAAATGAAATCATTATCATCTATGCCCATAAAGACCTGGAAGTGAATCAGGAATACCTGAACAAACAGCTCAATAAAACCGCTAAAACAGAGCTGAAGGTAAAACTTGTTTCACTTGACGAACTACTCGGTGAAAAACGAGACGCCCTGTTTACGCCGGATAATGCCATTGTAAAGGTAACAAAGCAGGGCGGCAAATATAAGGTTGAGATCAAAAACTTTTTCAGCTCGTACCTGAAAAACAAGATTGATGAATTCAACGCAAAAAAGACGAAAAAGGGAACCCTGCAGCAGGATTTGTCAAAGGCTGTAAAACTCAGCAGCAGCGGCCTTGAGCTGATAGAGTCTGTACAGTTTGATACGACACTGGGCAAGGTCTGGAAGAGTAATCCTGACTTGGAAGACAAGGCCGGCATTAAGGAAAAGATAAAAGGCGTTTATGCGCTTGATACAGATAAATTCCGGTTAAAAATCCGCAATATAGCAGGTGATGAAACGATAATCGATTCAAAACAGCTATAA
- a CDS encoding DEAD/DEAH box helicase family protein, with protein sequence MKLEKENNQSLINNTLRHIGEAGRLRPPQREAIETYLWIKFAGNNKRLSDMVREGILYDDVTAQEYDYYYTFKGNYVTQFLNQFFQDNKLKALNKKLVNDPEGIYWDNLLDELLHNFDYSNYLFSLPMGAGKTYLMACFIYLDLYFASLFKNDRRFAHNFVVFAPQASKTAILPSLRTIKEFNPEWILPKEEADKLKQVITIEILDSLSSKRKDKLHGNNPNLEKVNRIKQSKDFGTVFITNAEKVVLERYDEEDQIYVDPKNMYYDEKKASELKKTNELREALSQVPNLTVILDEVHHSYGSTGNGEKKLRQAVGVLNQHGNVNSVIGLSGTPYVKTKIEIEGKNITLNQIQDIVYNYPLNIGIGKFLKKPDIRKVSVKESRFIEQALTDFFSDYDVEYENGTKSKAAFYCPSIKKLNEDILPIVQNWYQKHRKGREDEIFRYYSGVDKKNKQYQLPKENLAIFNNLDKPYSKKRIILLVAVGTEGWDCRSLTSVVLPRQKTTKNFVLQTTCRCLREVTDASNENALIYLSSDNYETLDKELRANYQLSITDLSEKKEQSIDVQVRKPKLGRLKYKQIETKYRIVKKSSPEIKKELVAFRFAGIKKSFDYDKSILSGRIGTSGLTGEVAVADVRAEATALFSFDDFMYNLSLCTYGLFSQKDLLEDYADTLRAIHDSIEKEMEWLILNPNLDISGINRMIASSFMDRVEYTKEVIEQETEIELLEWQGSNKEISLVSPDGKVYKIMPRIPERDLLGKRGYANDPKNIEEDFFGDENNCDPQDISYNYVPYKMDSEFEQNALAEMLKLSELKDLEVYFNGYKDERLQSFWIQTPRGRYTPDFLILRRKENRKYKKGQTIPIEKALIIETKGEPYYNDEFKAKEKFVEQEFLKYNKHFKYHCFVDKGKNDFTRHLDTFKKLLEDF encoded by the coding sequence GTGAAATTAGAGAAGGAGAATAACCAATCTCTTATAAACAATACACTTAGACACATCGGAGAAGCCGGACGGCTTCGCCCGCCGCAGCGGGAGGCTATTGAAACCTATTTGTGGATAAAGTTTGCCGGTAATAACAAAAGACTCTCAGATATGGTCAGGGAAGGTATTCTCTATGACGACGTAACCGCTCAGGAGTACGACTATTATTATACATTCAAAGGGAATTACGTTACGCAGTTCCTCAATCAGTTTTTTCAGGACAATAAACTAAAGGCTCTGAACAAGAAACTGGTTAATGACCCTGAAGGCATATACTGGGACAATCTGCTTGATGAATTATTACACAATTTTGATTATTCAAATTATCTTTTCAGCCTGCCAATGGGAGCAGGTAAAACTTATTTGATGGCGTGCTTTATTTATCTGGATTTATATTTTGCCAGTCTTTTTAAAAACGACAGGAGGTTCGCACACAATTTTGTTGTATTCGCTCCTCAGGCTTCAAAAACGGCGATTCTTCCATCACTTAGAACTATAAAAGAGTTTAACCCCGAATGGATACTACCGAAAGAGGAAGCGGATAAACTAAAGCAGGTTATTACCATCGAAATACTGGACAGCCTGAGCTCAAAAAGAAAGGATAAACTGCACGGCAATAATCCCAACCTTGAAAAAGTAAACAGAATAAAACAATCGAAAGATTTCGGAACGGTTTTTATAACCAACGCCGAAAAGGTCGTTCTTGAAAGATACGATGAAGAAGACCAGATTTACGTTGACCCCAAAAACATGTACTATGATGAGAAAAAGGCATCTGAGTTAAAGAAAACCAACGAATTACGCGAAGCCCTCTCACAGGTTCCCAACCTGACGGTTATTCTCGATGAAGTTCACCATTCCTACGGCTCTACCGGTAACGGGGAAAAGAAATTACGGCAGGCCGTAGGCGTACTAAACCAACACGGCAACGTTAATTCAGTAATAGGTTTATCGGGCACGCCCTATGTAAAAACAAAAATTGAAATAGAAGGCAAAAATATCACCCTCAACCAGATACAGGATATTGTTTATAACTACCCGCTCAATATCGGCATTGGCAAGTTTCTAAAAAAGCCTGATATACGAAAAGTAAGCGTAAAGGAAAGCAGATTCATAGAACAGGCACTAACAGATTTCTTTTCAGATTATGATGTCGAGTATGAAAACGGCACGAAAAGCAAAGCTGCCTTTTACTGCCCGTCAATAAAGAAACTTAATGAAGATATTTTACCAATAGTCCAAAACTGGTACCAGAAACACCGCAAAGGCAGAGAGGATGAGATTTTCAGATACTATTCGGGAGTGGACAAGAAAAACAAGCAGTACCAGCTGCCAAAAGAAAATCTTGCAATCTTCAATAATCTTGATAAGCCGTATTCAAAGAAAAGGATCATACTTCTTGTGGCTGTGGGTACAGAGGGCTGGGACTGCCGCAGCCTTACATCGGTCGTTCTTCCGCGTCAGAAAACCACAAAGAATTTCGTTCTACAGACTACCTGCCGCTGCCTGAGGGAAGTAACAGACGCGTCTAATGAAAATGCCCTGATTTACCTGTCATCAGATAACTATGAAACTCTTGACAAGGAACTCAGAGCAAATTACCAGCTCTCCATAACCGACCTCTCAGAGAAAAAAGAGCAAAGCATAGACGTGCAGGTCAGAAAGCCAAAACTGGGCAGGTTGAAATACAAACAGATTGAAACCAAATACAGGATAGTTAAGAAGAGCTCGCCGGAAATAAAAAAGGAATTAGTGGCCTTTCGCTTTGCCGGTATTAAAAAGTCATTCGATTACGACAAAAGCATATTATCGGGCAGGATAGGTACCAGCGGTCTTACAGGAGAGGTTGCAGTTGCGGATGTCAGGGCAGAGGCGACTGCACTTTTCTCATTCGATGATTTTATGTATAACCTGTCTTTGTGCACCTACGGTCTGTTTTCACAAAAGGACCTGCTTGAGGACTATGCTGATACTTTAAGAGCCATACACGACAGTATTGAAAAGGAAATGGAGTGGCTTATATTAAATCCAAATCTTGATATAAGCGGTATAAACAGAATGATAGCATCTTCATTTATGGACAGGGTTGAATACACAAAGGAAGTGATCGAACAGGAAACAGAGATTGAACTTCTCGAATGGCAAGGCAGCAATAAAGAAATCAGCCTTGTGTCCCCTGATGGCAAGGTTTATAAAATAATGCCCAGAATACCCGAGCGGGATTTACTCGGTAAAAGAGGCTATGCGAATGATCCGAAAAATATAGAGGAAGATTTCTTCGGTGATGAAAACAACTGCGACCCGCAGGATATCAGCTATAATTATGTACCTTATAAAATGGACAGTGAATTTGAACAGAACGCACTGGCTGAAATGCTCAAATTAAGCGAGCTCAAAGACCTTGAGGTCTATTTTAACGGCTACAAAGACGAGCGGCTGCAGTCCTTCTGGATACAGACGCCCAGGGGCAGATACACCCCCGATTTTCTGATTCTGCGGAGAAAAGAGAACAGGAAATACAAAAAAGGGCAGACGATACCCATAGAAAAGGCGCTGATCATTGAAACAAAGGGAGAGCCCTACTACAACGATGAGTTCAAGGCCAAGGAAAAGTTTGTAGAGCAGGAGTTTTTAAAATACAATAAACATTTCAAATACCACTGCTTTGTGGATAAGGGAAAGAACGATTTTACCAGACACCTTGATACATTCAAGAAACTATTAGAGGATTTTTAG
- a CDS encoding DUF2961 domain-containing protein, whose translation MTCKRCILMLIVLTLSGSLLAQVNFSSLVEEMTDLDRLADFSTANYKTVQYSSYDRRSDTPNGPGWYENSDGFGGEPIPGFEAVIREPDKDGIGQYLVCDIKGPGALVRFWAADSAVKGQVEMYIDGSDEPVFDGKGLDFFHNTASWYARKNGIDEALFKGTFEQRDAVYFPIPFARSCRVVYTGNTKDMHFYHLQARLYGPGTKVESFKPDDIKTNLDLIEKTAAVLRSPSQNYKYDSDKAESFSETAEPGTNKLIWEAKGGGMIEKLTLKLDSTDTYESLRNTLLYIRFDDYVIPQVQSPVGDFFGSGPGIVPYDSLPFTVDGDGTMTCRLPMPFESSAKIYIHNLGSRDVEITGGLLLKDIEWDSDMQHFYARWRVDHDLISNDPSLRDLPFLCARGRGRYVGTSVVVNNPNPIPGFGGCWWGEGDEKVFVDDDRLPSIFGTGSEDYFNYSWCSTQLFEYAYAAQPRVDGPGNRGFTNNIRWHIFDDIPFNNNIFFYIELLTHERTEGISYARQSYFYGNDIVDDHISITPADTVRPVIKPWKPEARFNFSNTEFLQAEHIAAAKGGDITIESDPLWAGGELVCFNPKTEDDALKLRFSVEKAGEYRIYIAAKHSRYSGTLTASVESKTLIMDGKEQVNLFLDSTVSSRVLRPEPVTLFSGEHTITFKGKGGEIGIDFIGLQLLRRIPDASQPFIPFQEAEGMKVTSTSESLAYSLQSDEGLGVDFSGDAHLWIRFTEPGQWLDMDILSNVSGSYSGEIQLTKAADYGIVEIYFNGDKLTQADCYVTTGIKTQIIRLEKMHFNKGNNTMKIKVKNKNPDSAGYFAGFDYLKINENPL comes from the coding sequence ATGACCTGTAAAAGATGTATTTTGATGTTAATTGTGCTGACCCTGAGCGGCTCACTTCTTGCTCAGGTTAACTTTAGCAGTTTGGTTGAAGAAATGACCGACCTTGACAGGCTGGCGGATTTTTCTACCGCGAACTACAAAACAGTCCAGTATTCATCTTATGACAGGCGGTCCGATACTCCCAACGGCCCCGGCTGGTACGAAAATTCGGACGGTTTCGGCGGTGAGCCGATACCGGGCTTCGAGGCAGTTATCAGAGAGCCGGATAAGGACGGCATCGGCCAGTATCTGGTCTGCGACATCAAGGGCCCCGGCGCACTGGTGAGGTTCTGGGCCGCTGACAGCGCCGTTAAAGGCCAGGTGGAGATGTATATAGACGGCAGTGACGAGCCGGTTTTTGACGGCAAGGGTCTGGATTTCTTCCATAACACAGCGAGCTGGTATGCACGCAAAAACGGTATTGACGAGGCTCTTTTCAAAGGTACGTTTGAGCAAAGAGACGCGGTATATTTCCCCATTCCATTCGCCCGCAGCTGCCGCGTGGTCTATACCGGCAATACCAAAGATATGCATTTCTATCATCTCCAGGCGAGGCTTTACGGGCCGGGGACAAAAGTTGAGAGCTTTAAACCGGATGACATAAAAACAAACCTCGATCTGATTGAAAAAACTGCCGCGGTGCTCAGATCACCATCGCAAAATTATAAATATGATTCAGACAAAGCCGAGAGCTTCAGCGAAACCGCAGAACCCGGAACAAATAAACTTATCTGGGAAGCCAAAGGCGGCGGCATGATTGAAAAGCTAACATTAAAGCTGGATTCTACAGACACTTACGAATCTCTCAGAAACACCCTGCTCTATATAAGATTTGATGATTATGTCATACCGCAGGTGCAGTCTCCTGTGGGTGATTTTTTCGGCTCGGGACCGGGGATTGTGCCGTATGACTCCCTGCCCTTTACCGTTGACGGCGACGGGACGATGACCTGCCGCCTGCCGATGCCCTTTGAAAGCAGCGCAAAGATTTATATCCATAATCTCGGCAGCCGCGACGTAGAGATCACCGGCGGCCTGCTGTTAAAGGATATAGAGTGGGATTCGGACATGCAGCATTTCTACGCCAGATGGCGTGTTGACCATGATTTGATCAGTAACGATCCGAGTTTGAGAGATCTGCCGTTCCTGTGCGCACGGGGCAGGGGCAGATATGTCGGAACCTCTGTGGTAGTCAATAATCCCAATCCAATCCCGGGTTTTGGCGGCTGTTGGTGGGGCGAGGGCGACGAAAAGGTCTTTGTTGATGATGACCGCCTGCCTTCCATTTTCGGCACAGGAAGCGAAGATTATTTCAATTATTCCTGGTGTTCGACCCAGCTGTTTGAATATGCCTACGCCGCCCAGCCGCGTGTTGACGGGCCGGGCAACAGGGGTTTCACCAACAATATAAGATGGCATATCTTCGATGATATACCGTTCAATAATAATATCTTCTTCTACATTGAATTACTCACGCACGAACGCACTGAGGGGATTTCATACGCCCGGCAGAGCTATTTTTACGGAAATGACATTGTAGATGACCATATTTCCATAACGCCGGCGGATACCGTGAGGCCGGTTATAAAACCCTGGAAACCTGAAGCAAGATTCAATTTCAGCAATACGGAGTTTCTCCAGGCCGAACATATTGCCGCTGCAAAAGGCGGGGATATTACAATAGAATCCGATCCGCTATGGGCAGGCGGCGAGCTTGTCTGTTTCAACCCGAAAACGGAAGATGACGCCCTGAAGCTCAGGTTCAGCGTAGAAAAAGCCGGTGAGTACAGGATTTATATCGCCGCAAAACACAGCCGGTATTCAGGGACTCTTACAGCCTCGGTTGAGTCTAAAACACTGATCATGGACGGCAAAGAGCAGGTCAACCTGTTCCTCGACTCCACCGTTAGCTCACGTGTGCTGCGGCCGGAACCGGTAACGCTGTTTTCCGGTGAGCACACGATAACTTTCAAGGGTAAGGGCGGCGAGATCGGAATCGACTTTATCGGGCTCCAACTGCTCAGACGGATACCCGATGCCTCCCAGCCGTTTATACCATTCCAGGAAGCCGAGGGCATGAAAGTTACATCTACCTCTGAGAGCCTTGCTTACAGCCTGCAAAGCGATGAGGGGCTGGGCGTTGACTTCTCCGGCGACGCGCATCTCTGGATCAGGTTCACAGAACCGGGTCAATGGCTGGACATGGACATCTTATCTAATGTATCGGGCAGTTACAGCGGCGAGATACAGCTCACCAAGGCCGCTGATTACGGCATAGTGGAGATTTATTTTAACGGTGACAAACTCACACAAGCGGACTGCTATGTAACCACCGGAATAAAAACCCAGATTATACGGCTTGAAAAAATGCACTTCAACAAGGGCAATAATACCATGAAAATCAAAGTTAAAAACAAGAACCCCGATTCAGCCGGCTATTTTGCTGGATTTGATTATCTCAAAATAAATGAAAATCCGCTGTAA